A window of the Tunturibacter empetritectus genome harbors these coding sequences:
- a CDS encoding GMC oxidoreductase: MIYDLLHEKPAVLDADLCIVGAGAAGITLAVESALRGKKILLLEGGGATREDSSQALYDSEIAGLPHRGIHTGRIRVKGGTTVRWGGQILELDALDFTPRQGVPESGWPFPKSKLTSFYERALVLEGLAKVERNDAEVWKDLNLPFTQFEDLEAYLSRWCPEPNFARLHHKTLREHPNLHLWLHASAIELMTEGTAATGLRARTLTGKEAIFRAPNYIFALGGIENSRFFLQPRPSGLPWNRSGLLGQHFQDHIDCNAAAVEPLDPKRFHDTFDPIFAHGFKYLPKLRLIPQAQAAHGTLNIGSTMSFEDTGKARGQAKSTIRNLMRGRFSEVTRDNLRHTANHLPMLVHQGWRYKVKRRAYSPPEVRIFLRVHCEQEPTSHSSITLTDQRDPLGLLRIRFDWQISERELDTIRQYVRIAQRALAGVARILPNEDLLSGSPNFLARCDDSNHHMGGMRMSTSDATGIVDTDLRLYGLTNTYICSSAVFPSSGFSNPTHTVLALALRLSDHLSGTHNA; the protein is encoded by the coding sequence GTGATTTACGATCTCCTCCACGAGAAGCCTGCCGTCCTCGACGCGGACCTCTGCATCGTCGGCGCCGGAGCCGCAGGCATCACCCTCGCCGTAGAGTCTGCGCTTAGGGGCAAGAAAATCCTCCTCCTCGAAGGCGGCGGCGCAACCCGCGAAGACTCTTCCCAGGCCCTCTACGACAGCGAGATCGCTGGCCTTCCGCACCGTGGCATCCACACCGGCCGCATACGTGTGAAAGGTGGAACCACGGTCCGCTGGGGAGGCCAGATCCTCGAACTCGACGCCCTCGACTTCACCCCCCGTCAAGGCGTCCCAGAAAGCGGCTGGCCATTTCCAAAGTCCAAGTTGACCTCCTTCTACGAGCGCGCCCTCGTCCTCGAGGGGCTGGCCAAAGTCGAACGTAACGACGCGGAGGTCTGGAAAGACCTCAACCTGCCCTTCACCCAGTTCGAAGATCTCGAAGCCTATCTCTCGCGCTGGTGTCCTGAGCCAAACTTCGCCCGCCTCCATCACAAGACGCTTAGGGAGCACCCCAACCTCCACCTCTGGCTTCACGCCAGCGCGATCGAGTTGATGACCGAGGGCACCGCCGCCACCGGCCTTCGCGCACGTACCCTCACCGGCAAGGAAGCCATCTTCCGTGCGCCCAACTACATCTTCGCCCTCGGCGGAATCGAAAACTCGCGCTTCTTCCTCCAGCCTCGCCCCAGCGGTCTGCCCTGGAACCGCTCCGGCCTCCTTGGCCAGCACTTCCAGGATCACATCGACTGCAACGCCGCCGCCGTCGAGCCGCTCGACCCAAAGCGCTTCCACGATACCTTCGATCCCATCTTCGCCCACGGCTTCAAATACCTCCCCAAGCTACGCCTCATACCGCAAGCACAGGCCGCCCACGGCACCCTCAACATCGGCTCCACCATGTCCTTCGAGGACACCGGCAAAGCTCGCGGTCAGGCCAAATCAACCATCCGCAACCTCATGCGCGGCCGTTTCAGTGAGGTAACCCGCGACAACCTGCGACATACAGCAAATCATCTCCCCATGCTCGTCCACCAGGGCTGGCGGTATAAAGTAAAACGCCGCGCCTACAGCCCACCCGAGGTCCGCATCTTCCTCCGCGTCCACTGCGAGCAGGAGCCAACCTCCCACAGCAGTATCACCCTCACCGATCAGCGCGACCCCCTCGGCCTTCTGCGAATCCGCTTCGACTGGCAGATCTCCGAAAGGGAACTGGACACCATCCGCCAGTATGTCCGCATCGCCCAGCGAGCCCTCGCCGGCGTAGCCCGCATCCTCCCCAACGAAGACCTCCTCTCCGGCAGTCCAAACTTCCTCGCCCGCTGCGACGACAGCAACCACCACATGGGCGGTATGCGCATGTCCACCTCCGACGCCACCGGCATCGTCGACACCGACCTTCGCCTCTACGGCCTCACCAACACCTACATCTGCAGCTCTGCCGTGTTCCCCAGCTCCGGCTTCTCCAACCCCACCCACACCGTCCTCGCCCTGGCCCTGCGCCTCAGCGACCATCTCTCAGGCACGCACAACGCCTGA
- a CDS encoding CgeB family protein, which translates to MKILYATGLSPNDTSLYRLWALERLGHQVIPFNVFDYESRNPVLRKVNQRLVLGPSVTRLNSDLIKIAEAEKPDILWTDKLLYIRPRTLDRMRALNIATVSYMIDNPFGTRQDPGWRMYMKDIPHYDLHVVQRDKNILDYKSRGARDVIKIQTAYEPTLQFPPPEGWSDADRNREVSFIGTPYDDRAQTLTRLWRDCGFPVVISGNPHQWGRAMEVSAYKALFNGGELFRDEYREGIWKSKINLSFITHSNCDEFVHKSFEIAGCGGFLLAERSDGHMQRFKEDEEAVFFTGFEELAAKISRYLPDEEARNRIAAAGCIRAARDGYYNDRQVELIVERAQSIIERLKPSAKTTHAGSR; encoded by the coding sequence ATGAAGATTCTGTACGCTACCGGGCTCTCACCCAACGACACCTCCCTCTATCGCCTCTGGGCATTGGAGCGCCTCGGACATCAGGTCATTCCCTTCAACGTCTTCGACTACGAATCCAGAAATCCCGTTCTGCGCAAGGTAAACCAGCGCCTCGTCCTGGGACCTTCCGTAACCCGGCTCAACTCGGATCTGATCAAAATCGCAGAAGCCGAAAAACCCGACATCCTCTGGACAGACAAGCTCCTCTACATCCGGCCTCGAACGCTGGACCGAATGCGCGCCTTGAACATCGCAACGGTCAGCTACATGATCGACAACCCCTTCGGAACCCGCCAGGATCCAGGCTGGCGAATGTACATGAAGGACATCCCCCACTACGACCTCCACGTCGTCCAGCGCGACAAGAACATCCTCGACTACAAATCGCGTGGCGCGCGCGATGTCATCAAGATTCAAACCGCCTACGAACCCACGCTACAATTCCCGCCGCCGGAGGGCTGGTCCGACGCCGATCGAAACCGCGAGGTCTCCTTCATAGGGACGCCCTACGACGACCGTGCCCAAACCCTCACGCGACTCTGGCGCGACTGCGGCTTTCCCGTCGTCATCTCCGGCAACCCCCACCAGTGGGGCCGCGCCATGGAGGTAAGCGCCTACAAAGCCCTCTTTAACGGAGGCGAGCTGTTCCGCGATGAGTACCGCGAAGGCATTTGGAAATCAAAAATAAACCTAAGCTTCATCACCCACTCCAACTGCGACGAGTTCGTGCACAAGAGCTTCGAGATCGCCGGATGCGGAGGCTTCCTGCTCGCCGAGCGCTCCGATGGCCACATGCAGCGCTTCAAAGAAGATGAAGAGGCGGTCTTCTTCACCGGCTTCGAAGAGTTAGCCGCAAAGATCAGCCGCTACCTGCCCGACGAGGAAGCGCGGAACCGCATCGCAGCAGCCGGCTGCATCCGCGCCGCACGCGACGGCTACTACAACGACCGACAGGTCGAACTAATCGTCGAGCGCGCCCAATCAATAATCGAAAGATTGAAGCCTTCTGCCAAAACAACGCACGCGGGCAGTCGGTGA
- a CDS encoding VWA domain-containing protein — translation MSIRFAHAALAVLLSAMAVSIQAQSPDPSGFTLHTQARVVLTDVTVTDANGNPVHNLSRSAFHIFDNKKPQEIASFEEHTGAQPAVTPTAAPSAPHTFSNAFLLHPPPVFNVIVLDTVTINIVDQMYLYKQLTDFIDALPPQNSLAIFAHNGEYTLLLQDFTTDHALLHTAIRKAVPVLPLPGAWSYNSLQAMQQIAIYLGQLPGRKNVLWFSAGSNLLLRSDASNIPPSIDYHALRVIYDELEASRIALYPIDARGLTIDPPPVWEHMQMDDEAKATGGRAFYDNNGLAEISSKIIATDADFYSFSYSPRNFQQDNKWHNVKVTIDGGPYTLSYRTGYYGDGANISDPRNSPSDSKTMRTVLTSNGEKIQLPENHSEPIIFYADVRPSSSTAVSGDAPTLPEKKNQTVYTIHYTVPAADFVQQNIPGGQRVEIGAGVFAFNQYGRSISRLGQKFTLSFKGDKLSKTPNASLTFDQQFNLPKGDDYLIVAVWDTATGRLGTIQVPVSVAKRMEPPHN, via the coding sequence ATGTCCATTCGCTTCGCTCACGCTGCGTTGGCTGTTTTACTCTCGGCAATGGCAGTCTCTATACAAGCCCAGTCTCCCGATCCATCCGGCTTCACCCTGCACACCCAGGCCCGCGTCGTCCTCACCGACGTCACCGTAACCGACGCGAACGGCAACCCAGTTCATAACCTGAGCCGCTCCGCCTTCCACATCTTCGACAACAAGAAGCCGCAGGAGATCGCTTCCTTCGAGGAGCACACCGGCGCGCAGCCCGCAGTCACCCCGACCGCGGCACCCTCCGCCCCGCACACCTTCAGCAACGCCTTCCTCCTCCACCCGCCCCCGGTCTTCAACGTCATCGTCCTCGACACCGTCACCATCAACATCGTCGATCAGATGTACCTCTACAAACAGCTAACCGACTTCATCGACGCTCTACCTCCGCAAAACTCGCTTGCCATCTTCGCTCACAACGGCGAGTACACACTATTGCTTCAGGACTTCACCACGGACCACGCTCTCCTGCACACCGCCATCCGCAAAGCTGTTCCCGTCCTCCCCTTACCAGGAGCGTGGAGCTACAACTCCCTCCAGGCCATGCAGCAGATCGCCATCTATCTCGGCCAGCTTCCTGGACGCAAAAACGTGCTCTGGTTCAGCGCAGGCTCCAACCTGCTTCTTAGGTCAGACGCATCCAATATTCCGCCTTCCATCGACTATCACGCCCTCCGCGTCATCTACGATGAACTCGAGGCCAGCCGCATCGCACTCTATCCCATCGACGCTCGCGGTCTCACAATAGACCCTCCCCCGGTCTGGGAACACATGCAGATGGACGACGAAGCCAAAGCCACCGGCGGACGCGCCTTCTACGACAACAACGGACTCGCCGAGATCTCCTCGAAGATCATCGCCACCGACGCCGACTTCTACTCCTTCTCCTACTCCCCCCGCAACTTCCAGCAAGACAATAAGTGGCACAACGTTAAAGTAACCATCGACGGCGGACCCTACACCCTCAGCTACCGTACCGGCTACTACGGCGACGGCGCCAATATCTCCGACCCGAGAAACTCTCCGTCAGACTCAAAGACCATGAGAACCGTACTTACCTCTAATGGCGAGAAGATCCAGCTTCCCGAGAATCACAGCGAACCGATCATCTTTTACGCAGACGTGCGGCCCTCATCATCAACAGCCGTCTCAGGAGACGCCCCAACCCTCCCCGAGAAGAAAAACCAGACGGTCTACACCATCCACTACACCGTGCCCGCGGCAGACTTCGTCCAGCAGAACATCCCCGGCGGCCAGCGTGTCGAGATTGGAGCCGGCGTCTTCGCCTTCAATCAATATGGCCGCTCCATCAGCCGCCTCGGTCAGAAGTTCACACTCAGCTTCAAAGGCGACAAACTGAGCAAAACTCCGAACGCCAGCCTCACCTTCGACCAGCAGTTCAATCTTCCAAAGGGAGACGACTACCTCATCGTCGCTGTATGGGACACCGCCACCGGCCGCCTCGGCACCATTCAGGTTCCTGTGAGCGTCGCAAAACGAATGGAACCTCCACACAATTAA